One region of Lytechinus pictus isolate F3 Inbred chromosome 8, Lp3.0, whole genome shotgun sequence genomic DNA includes:
- the LOC135154863 gene encoding uncharacterized protein LOC135154863, with protein MMLSKWKSSQPPGEKAIKTLKCVWESVQSVEKPEHLEEEDTTTVLKQTVVEMTKPNELESDLEKMEIIDFSETDDDPLGPSCEQVVTHEDLDQHGGIPNTEELSSVAHQVKTFQIACSLGKALRIDDISIVGYVTQQNPSSLDATAMQILLMWHDGLEEGVKEVELHELLMKYISGDKTGGYDEIAKLIRSEVDLLGLIRHLGVQPTSVMEIINTSVDFAPHMVVSAALQMLIEWSSKGGIRERLLAIAQAFQLSCADLIAKGLACHSTYPFFISYGIIDHKGQRVTLDELGITVSIPEGAIPKGTRSTVTLRVSIHNTLRLPIHDDEVLITPVLETSVHQELLKPASIVLPHCVKFREQNDDSSVVLYTKTESGMNLVMKIVQFTLVVV; from the exons ATGATGCTTTCTAAATGGAAATCATCTCAGCCTCCCGGAGAAAAGGCgataaaaactttgaaatgtgtTTGGGAATCTGTACAATCAGTGGAAAAACCTGAACATTTAGAAG AAGAAGATACTACTACAGTTCTCAAACAGACCGTTGTAGAAATGACCAAGCCAAATGAACTggaaagcgatcttgaaaagaTGGAGATCATTGACTTTTCAGAAACGG ATGATGATCCACTTGGGCCTTCTTGTGAGCAAGTGGTAACGCATGAGGATCTCGATCAACACGGTGGAATACCAAACACAGAAGAACTTTCTAGTGTGGCTCATCAAGTCAAAACCTTCCAAATAGCATGTTCACTTGGTAAAGCCCTTCGTATTGATGACATCAGCATAGTCGGTTACGTCACTCAGCAGAATCCTTCATCACTGGATGCAACAGCAATGCAAATCCTACTTATGTGGCATGATGGCCTAGAAGAAGGAGTAAAAGAGGTTGAACTCCACGAGTTGTTGATGAAGTACATCTCCGGTGACAAAACAG GAGGCTACGACGAAATAGCAAAACTCATTCGGTCTGAGGTAGACCTCCTCGGTTTAATTCGTCATTTGGGTGTACAGCCTACCAGTGTCATGGAGATCATTAACACATCTGTAGACTTTGCACCACACATGGTTGTTTCTGCTGCCCTACAAATGCTGATAGAATGGTCCAGCAAAGGTGGAATTCGGGAGAGGCTTCTTGCAATAGCTCAGGCTTTTCAGCTCAGTTGTGCGGACCTCATAGCAAAAG GCCTGGCATGTCACTCGACCTATCCATTTTTCATCTCGTACGGCATCATTGATCATAAGGGACAAAGGGTGACCCTCGATGAACTTGGAATTACTGTATCTATTCCTGAAGGGGCTATTCCGAAAGGAACGAGATCAACCGTCACCCTTCGCGTATCAATCCACAATACTCTCAGACTTCCCATACACGACGATGAAGTTCTTATTACTCCAGTTTTAGAGACTTCTGTCCATCAAGAACTTCTCAAGCCGGCATCGATAGTACTGCCACACTGTGTAAAGTTCCGGGAACAAAACGACGATTCTTCTGTTGTATTGTACACCAAAACCGAGTCAGGTATGAATTTAGTCATGAAAATCGTCCAATTCACCTTGGTTGTAGTTTGA
- the LOC135154997 gene encoding uncharacterized protein LOC135154997 — MDLLTAVSEGKITQVRQLINQGANIHQTDQDGNTCLHIAVKKDQLDVIDYLIKHRADVKKTTSTGQTPLHLAASQGLQKVMKIILSHGAEVNKGDEDGLTALHSASKNGHLDVTKHLISHGAEVNGGDNIGRTALHIAAKNRHLNVIKYLISQGAEVNKGDEDGLTALHSASKNGHLNVIKYLISQGAEVNTVDETFFTPLHRAAQNGHLDVTKCLISQGANVKKTTSTGQTPLHLAASQGLQKVIKIILSHGAEVNKGDEDGLTALHSASKNGHLDVTKHLISHGAEVNIGDNTKCTALHSAAKNGHLNVIKYLTSHGAEVNTGDNTKCTALHIAAKNRHLNVIKYLISQGADVNKGNDTGLTALYIAADYGQLGVIKHLISQGAEVNRGSDTGWTPLHIAAHNGHLDVINYLIGQGAEVNRCNDTGWTALHRAARNGYLDVTKYLISQGAEVNRGSDTGLTALHRAAWNGHLDVSKYLISQGAEVNRGSDTGRTALHIAAHNGHLDVTKYLISQGADVNKGNDTGLTALHRAARNGYLDVSKYLISQGAEVNRGSETGLTALHIAAKNGHPDIIKYLIGPAAEVNRENDTGFTALHLATENGHLNVIKHLINQGAEVNRGDNMGRTALHLAAQNGHLAVAKYLIHLGAEVNTQNITGGTALHSVADNGHLDVAVYLVSQGAKVNRGDNIGRTALHLAAQNGHLAVAKYLIHLGAEVNTQNITGGTALHSAAENGHLDVAKYLIGQGADVNIGETDGWTALHRAAHNGHLDVTKYIISQGAEVNRGDDTGWTALHIAARNGHLDVCIYLISQGADVNMREIGGWTALQIAVHNGDLDVTKHLISQGAEVNRRDKNGGTALDSAAENGHLEVAKYLISQGAEVKRGDNIGRTALHLAVQNGHLAVAIYFIHLGAEVNAQDITGGTALHRAAENGHLDVAKYLVSHGAHVNIGETDGWTALTIAAHNGHLDVTKYIISQGAEVNRGNDTGWTALHIAARNGHLDVCIYLISQGAEVNRGDNIGRTALHLAVQNGHLAVAKYLIHLGAEVNTQNITGGTALHSAAENGHLDVAKYLVSHGADVNIGETDGWTALHLAAQNGHLDVTKYIISQGAEVNRGNDTGWTALHIAARNGHLDVCIYLISQGAEVNRGDNIGRTALHLAVQNGHLAVAKYLIQLGAEVNTQNITGGTALHSADDNGHLDVAKYLVSQGAKVNRGDNIGRTALHLAAQNGHLDVTKHLISQGAEVNRGDKNGGTALDSAAENGHLEVAKYLISQGAEVKRGDNIGRTALHLAVQNGHLAVAIYFIHLGAEVNAHDITGGTALHRAAENGHLDVAKYLVSHGAHVNIGETDGWTALTIAAHNGHLDVTKYIISQGAEVNRGNDTGAEVNTQNITGGTALHSAAENGHLDVAKYLVSHGADVNIGETDGWTALKIAAHNGHLDVTKYIISQGAEVNRGDDTGWTALHIAARNGHLDVCIYLISQGADVNMREIGGWTALQIAVHNGDLDVTKHLISQGAEVNRRDKNGGTALDSAAENGHLEVCIYLISQGAEVNRGDNIGRTALHLAVQNGHLAVAKYLIHLGAEVNTQNITGGTALHSADDNGHLDVAKYLVSQGAKVNRGDNIGRTALHLAAQNGHLAVAKYLIHLGAEVNTQNITGGTALHSAAENGHLDVAKYLVSHGADVNIGETDGWTALKIAAHNGHLDVTKYIISQGAEVNRGDDTGWTALHIAARNGHLDVCIYLISQGADVNMREMGGWTALQIAVHNGDLDVTKHLISQGAEVNRGDDTGWTALHIAARNGHLDVCIYLISQGADVNMREIGGWTALQIAVHNGDLDVTKHLISQGAEVNRGDDTGWTALHIAARNGHLDVCIYLISQGADVNMREIGGWTALQIAVHNGDLDVTKHLISQGAEVNRRDKNGGTALDSAAENGHLEVAKYLISQGAEVNRGDNIGRTALHLAAQNGHLDVTKHLISQGAEVNRGDNIGRTALHLAVQNGHLAVAIYFIHLGAEVNAQDITGGTALHSAAENGHLDVAKYLFSQGAEVNKGDNIGRTALHIAAKIDRLDVAKYLASQGAEVNRGDNIGRTALHLAAQNGHLAVAKYLIHLGAEVNTQYMTGGTALHSAAENGHLDLAKHLVSHGAEVNRGDNIGRTALHIAAKIDRLDVAKYLASQGAEVNRGDNTDLTALHLAAQNGHLHVSKYLISRGADVNREDNDGQTALRFTDQNSHVEVMEYLISRGAKTDKWMAYGGATVISTVQDDRRDIVADLQSPRARPEVDEIHGTIHLEPTLLPGFQNIAESLVTCSTSEVRSLY; from the exons ATGGATTTGCTAACGGCAGTATCGGAAGGGAAGATTACACAAGTAAGACAACTGATCAATCAGGGTGCTAACATACACCAGACAGACCAAGATGGAAACACGTGTTTACACATTGCAGTGAAGAAAGACCAACTGGATGTCATCGATTATCTCATTAAACATAGAGCTGATGTCAAAAAGACTACGTCAACAGGGCAAACACCCTTACATCTTGCTGCCTCACAGGGACTCCAAAAGGTGATGAAAATTATTCTCAGTCATGGAGCTGAAGTGAATAAAGGGGATGAGGATGGgttgactgcattacacagtgcatctaagaatggtcatcttgatgtaaccaagcATCTCATCAGTCATGGAGCTGAAGTGAATGGAGGGGATAATATTGGgaggactgcattacacattgcagctAAGAATCGTCATCTTAATGTcatcaaatatctcatcagtcaaggagctgaagtgaaTAAAGGGGATGAGGATGGgttgactgcattacacagtgcatctaagaatggtcatcttaatgtcatcaaatatctcatcagtcaaggagctgaagtgaaTACAGTAGATGAGACCTTTTTTACTCCATTACACAGGGCAGCTCaaaatggtcatcttgatgttaCCAAAtgtctcatcagtcaaggagctaaTGTCAAAAAGACTACGTCAACAGGGCAAACACCCTTACATCTTGCTGCCTCACAGGGACTCCAAAAGgtgataaaaattattctcaGTCATGGAGCTGAAGTGAATAAAGGGGATGAGGATGGgttgactgcattacacagtgcatctaagaatggtcatcttgatgtaaccaagcATCTCATCAGTCATGGAGCTGAAGTGAATATAGGGGATAATACTAAATgtactgcattacacagtgcagcTAAGAATGGTCATCTTAATGTCATCAAATATCTCACCAGTCATGGAGCTGAAGTGAATACAGGGGATAATACTAAATgtactgcattacacattgcagctAAGAATCGTCATCTTAATGTcatcaaatatctcatcagtcaaggagctgatgtgaataaaGGGAATGATACTGGTTTGACTGCACTATATATTGCAGCAGATTATGGTCAGCTTGGTGTCATCAagcatctcatcagtcaaggagctgaagtgaaTAGAGGCAGTGATACTGGTTGGACTCCATTACACATTGCAGCACATAATGGTCACCTTGATGTCATTAACTATCTCATCGgtcaaggagctgaagtgaaTAGATGCAATGATACTGGTTGGACTGCCTTACACAGGGCGGCTCGGAATGGCtatcttgatgtcaccaaatatctcatcagccAAGGAGCTGAAGTGAATAGAGGCAGTGATACTGGtttgactgcattacacagggCGGCTTGGAATGGCCATCTTGATGTctccaaatatctcatcagccAAGGAGCTGAAGTGAATAGAGGCAGTGATACTGgtcggactgcattacacattgcagcaCATAATGGTCACCTTGATGTCACCAAGTATCtaatcagtcaaggagctgatgtgaataaaGGCAATGATACTGGtttgactgcattacacagggCGGCTCGGAATGGCTATCTTGATGTctccaaatatctcatcagccAAGGAGCTGAAGTGAATAGAGGCAGTGAGACTGGTTTGACTGCACTACACATTGCAGCAAAGAATGGTCATCCTGATATCATCAAATATCTCATCGGTCCAGCAGCCGAGGTGAATAGAGAGAATGATACTGGTTTCACTGCATTACACCTTGCAACAGAGAATGGTCATCTTAATGTCATCAAACATCTCATTAAtcaaggagctgaagtgaaTAGAGGGGATAATATGGGTAGGACTGCATTACATCTtgcagctcagaatggtcatcttgctGTCGCCAAATATCTCATCCATCTAGGAGCTGAAGTGAATACACAGAATATAACTGgtgggactgcattacacagtgtaGCTGacaatggtcatcttgatgtagcCGTATATCTCGTCAGTCAAGGAGCTAAAGTGAATAGAGGGGATAATATTGGTAGGACTGCATTACATCTtgcagctcagaatggtcatcttgctGTCGCCAAATATCTCATCCATCTAGGAGCTGAAGTGAATACACAGAATATAACTGgtgggactgcattacacagtgcagctgagaatggtcatcttgatgtagcCAAATATCTCATCGgtcaaggagctgatgtgaatatAGGGGAAacagatggttggactgcattacacagggcagctcataatggtcatcttgatgtcaccaaatatatcatcagtcaaggagctgaagtaaATAGAGGCGATGATactggttggactgcattacacattgcagcaCGTAATGGTCACCTTGATGTTTGCatatatctcatcagtcaaggagctgatgtgaatatGAGGGAAATAggtggttggactgcattacagaTTGCAGTTCATAATGGTGATCTTGATGTCACCAagcatctcatcagtcaaggagctgaagtgaaTAGAAGGGATAAGAATGGAGGTACTGCATTAGACAGTGCAGctgagaatggtcatcttgaagTTGCCAAATacctcatcagtcaaggagctgaagtgaaAAGAGGCGATAATATTGGTAGGACTGCATTACATCTTGCAgttcagaatggtcatcttgctGTCGCCATATATTTCATCCATCTTGGAGCTGAAGTGAATGCACAGGATATAACTGGCGGGACTGCATTACACCGTGCGGctgagaatggtcatcttgatgtagcCAAATATCTCGTCAGTCATGGAGCTCATGTGAATATAGGGGAAacagatggttggactgcattaacGATTGCAGctcataatggtcatcttgatgtcaccaaatatatcatcagtcaaggagctgaagtaaATAGAGGCAATGATactggttggactgcattacacattgcagcaCGTAATGGTCACCTTGATGTTTGCatatatctcatcagtcaaggagctgaagtgaaTAGAGGCGATAATATTGGTAGGACTGCATTACATCTTGCAgttcagaatggtcatcttgctGTCGCCAAATATCTCATCCATCTAGGAGCTGAAGTGAATACACAGAATATAACTGgtgggactgcattacacagtgcagctgagaatggtcatcttgatgtagcCAAATATCTCGTCAGTCATGGAGCTGATGTGAATATAGGGGAAacagatggttggactgcattacatcttgcagctcagaatggtcatcttgatgtcaccaaatatatcatcagtcaaggagctgaagtaaATAGAGGCAATGATactggttggactgcattacacattgcagcaCGTAATGGTCACCTTGATGTTTGCatatatctcatcagtcaaggagctgaagtgaaTAGAGGCGATAATATTGGTAGGACTGCATTACATCTTGCAgttcagaatggtcatcttgctGTCGCCAAATATCTCATCCAACTAGGAGCTGAAGTGAATACACAGAATATAACTGgtgggactgcattacacagtgcagatgacaatggtcatcttgatgtagcCAAATATCTCGTCAGTCAAGGAGCTAAAGTGAATAGAGGGGATAATATTGGTAGGACTGCATTACATCTtgcagctcagaatggtcatcttgatgtcaccaagcatctcatcagtcaaggagctgaagtgaaTAGAGGGGATAAGAATGGAGGTACTGCATTAGACAGTGCAGctgagaatggtcatcttgaagTTGCCAAATacctcatcagtcaaggagctgaagtgaaAAGAGGCGATAATATTGGTAGGACTGCATTACATCTTGCAgttcagaatggtcatcttgctGTCGCCATATATTTCATCCATCTTGGAGCTGAAGTGAATGCACATGATATAACTGGCGGGACTGCATTACACCGTGCGGctgagaatggtcatcttgatgtagcCAAATATCTCGTCAGTCATGGAGCTCATGTGAATATAGGGGAAacagatggttggactgcattaacGATTGCAGctcataatggtcatcttgatgtcaccaaatatatcatcagtcaaggagctgaagtaaATAGAGGCAATGATactg GAGCTGAAGTGAATACACAGAATATAACTGgtgggactgcattacacagtgcagctgagaatggtcatcttgatgtagcCAAATATCTCGTCAGTCATGGAGCTGATGTGAATATAGGGGAAacagatggttggactgcattaaaGATTGCAGctcataatggtcatcttgatgtcaccaaatatatcatcagtcaaggagctgaagtaaATAGAGGCGATGATactggttggactgcattacacattgcagcaCGTAATGGTCACCTTGATGTTTGCatatatctcatcagtcaaggagctgatgtgaatatGAGGGAAATAGGTGGTTGGACTGCACTACAGATTGCAGTTCATAATGGTGATCTTGATGTCACCAagcatctcatcagtcaaggagctgaagtaaATAGAAGGGATAAGAATGGAGGTACTGCATTAGACAGTGCAGctgagaatggtcatcttgaagTTTGCatatatctcatcagtcaaggagctgaagtgaaTAGAGGCGATAATATTGGTAGGACTGCATTACATCTTGCAgttcagaatggtcatcttgctGTCGCCAAATATCTCATCCATCTAGGAGCTGAAGTGAATACACAGAATATAACTGgtgggactgcattacacagtgcagatgacaatggtcatcttgatgtagcCAAATATCTCGTCAGTCAAGGAGCTAAAGTGAATAGAGGGGATAATATTGGTAGGACTGCATTACATCTtgcagctcagaatggtcatcttgctGTCGCCAAATATCTCATCCATCTAGGAGCTGAAGTGAATACACAGAATATAACTGgtgggactgcattacacagtgcagctgagaatggtcatcttgatgtagcCAAATATCTCGTCAGTCATGGAGCTGATGTGAATATAGGGGAAacagatggttggactgcattaaaGATTGCAGctcataatggtcatcttgatgtcaccaaatatatcatcagtcaaggagctgaagtaaATAGAGGCGATGATactggttggactgcattacacattgcagcaCGTAATGGTCACCTTGATGTTTGCatatatctcatcagtcaaggagctgatgtgaatatGAGGGAAATGggtggttggactgcattacagaTTGCAGTTCATAATGGTGATCTTGATGTCACCAagcatctcatcagtcaaggagctgaagtaaATAGAGGCGATGATactggttggactgcattacacattgcagcaCGTAATGGTCACCTTGATGTTTGCatatatctcatcagtcaaggagctgatgtgaatatGAGGGAAATAggtggttggactgcattacagaTTGCAGTTCATAATGGTGATCTTGATGTCACCAagcatctcatcagtcaaggagctgaagtaaATAGAGGCGATGATactggttggactgcattacacattgcagcaCGTAATGGTCACCTTGATGTTTGCatatatctcatcagtcaaggagctgatgtgaatatGAGGGAAATAggtggttggactgcattacagaTTGCAGTTCATAATGGTGATCTTGATGTCACCAagcatctcatcagtcaaggagctgaagtgaaTAGAAGGGATAAGAATGGAGGTACTGCATTAGACAGTGCAGctgagaatggtcatcttgaagTTGCCAAATacctcatcagtcaaggagctgaagtgaaTAGAGGCGATAATATTGGTAGGACTGCATTACATCTtgcagctcagaatggtcatcttgatgtcaccaagcatctcatcagtcaaggagctgaagtgaaTAGAGGCGATAATATTGGTAGGACTGCATTACATCTTGCAgttcagaatggtcatcttgctGTCGCCATATATTTCATCCATCTTGGAGCTGAAGTGAATGCACAGGATATAACTGGcgggactgcattacacagtgcggctgagaatggtcatcttgatgtagcCAAATATCTattcagtcaaggagctgaagtgaaTAAAGGTGATAATATTGGTAGGACTGCATTACATATAGCAGCTAAGATTGATCGTCTTGATGTAGCCAAATATCTCgccagtcaaggagctgaagtgaaTAGAGGGGATAATATTGGTAGGACTGCATTACATCTtgcagctcagaatggtcatcttgctGTCGCCAAATATCTCATCCATCTAGGAGCTGAAGTGAATACACAGTATATGACTGgtgggactgcattacacagtgctgctgagaatggtcatcttgatttAGCCAAACATCTCGTCAGTCATGGAGCTGAAGTTAATAGAGGGGATAATATTGGTAGGACTGCATTACATATAGCCGCTAAGATTGATCGTCTTGATGTAGCCAAATATCTCgccagtcaaggagctgaagtgaaTAGAGGGGATAATACTGATTTGACTGCATTACACCTtgcagctcagaatggtcatcttcaTGTTTCCAAATATCTCATTAGTCGAGGAGCTGACGTGAACAGAGAAGATAATGATGGTCAGACTGCATTGCGATTTACTGACCAGAATAGTCATGTTGAAGTTATGGAATACTTGATAAGTCGAGGAGCGAAAACAGACAAATGGATGGCTTATGGCGGTGCTACAGTAATCTCTACCGTTCAGGATGATCGCCGTGATATCGTTGCTGATCTCCAGTCACCAAGAGCACGTCCTGAGGTAGACGAAATCCACGGAACGATTCATCTAGAGCCCACTTTGCTGCCTGGGTTCCAAAATATCGCTGAGAGTTTAGTCACATGTTCCACGTCCGAGGTAAGATCTTTATATTAA
- the LOC135154996 gene encoding uncharacterized protein LOC135154996: MLIPPEAVHLGESQEITLTLLRDPPCVDIQDDESVACYGVRCDPPNMIFLKPVKIRIPHAALVTNPDKVKPDIVSYEWDPVNDLPKTSRRRSSNSPDKPPHCRVCKSHLELYILHSANWLVLIPLEQNVVRHRLLCTPYIPDRIRELREIKVHLRLHTNLPGIDVEIQKEEKKQSYHKAHPSIPISIASKTGNVNVACYRGDEEVDKKVLLLKDVQSRMQHRIVLSVPSHKDDTDPPVTINITQTGKRVDVSVAISFVIRCSDEQELEPIAFRRIIEEVSKGCLNEVHVLDIAEKMTVNQYYDLGVALGFPIPQLDAIEYRSLGDRQQAFYDILVKWRQTQASGQAAVEKLISIMTSLDSMDEDRCALQASSSG, encoded by the exons ATGCTCATTCCACCCGAGGCTGTACATCTGGGTGAATCGCAAGAGATCACCCTAACCCTTCTACGGGACCCTCCTTGTGTTGACATCCAGGATGATGAATCAGTGGCCTGCTATGGGGTCAGATGTGATCCTCCAAACATGATATTCCTGAAACCTGTTAAGATCAGGATACCTCATGCTGCACTGGTCACCAACCCAGATAAAGTTAAGCCAGATATCGTCTCATATGAATGGGATCCAGTTAATG ATCTACCAAAAACCTCACGAAGGAGATCATCCAACTCTCCCGACAAACCACCACATTGCAGGGTCTGCAAAAGCCATCTTGAGCTGTACATCTTACACTCTGCAAACTGGTTGGTTCTAATTCCCCTTGAGCAAAATGTGGTTAGACACCGACTTTTGTGCACGCCGTATATTCCAGATAGAATAAGAGAACTAAGGGAGATTAAAGTCCACCTTCGACTACATACCAACCTTCCTGGAATTGATGTG GAAAtacaaaaggaggaaaagaagcaATCTTACCACAAGGCTCATCCCTCCATTCCCATTAGCATTGCCTCCAAGACTGGGAATGTCAATGTAGCATGTTATCGTGGTGATGAGGAAGTGGACAAGAAG GTACTCCTACTCAAAGACGTTCAAAGTAGAATGCAACACCGAATTGTTCTCTCCGTACCTTCGCATAAAGATGACACGGATCCCCCAGTGACAATCAACATTACACAGACGGGGAAACGGGTCGATGTTTCAGTAGCTATCAGTTTTGTCATTAGATGCTCTG ATGAACAGGAATTGGAACCCATTGCTTTTAGACG AATTATTGAAGAAGTCTCAAAAGGTTGCCTCAATGAAGTTCATGTCCTCGACATtgctgaaaaaatgacagtgaATCAGTATTATGATTTAGGAGTAGCTCTCGGTTTCCCGATCCCACAGTTGGATgctatagagtaccgaagtttGGGAGACAGACAGCAGGCCTTCTATGACATACTAGTAAAATGGCGGCAGACACAAGCCTCTGGTCAAGCAGCAGTGGAGAAACTAATCTCAATAATGACATCATTGGACTCCATGGATGAAG ATCGGTGTGCATTACAAGCAAGTTCATCGGGGTAA